One genomic segment of Elgaria multicarinata webbii isolate HBS135686 ecotype San Diego chromosome 9, rElgMul1.1.pri, whole genome shotgun sequence includes these proteins:
- the LOC134403383 gene encoding histone H1.0, giving the protein MTENSATAPAAKPKRAKAVKKSTDHPKYSDMIVAAIQAEKSRAGSSRQSIQKYIKSHYKVGENADSQIKLAIKRLVTTGVLKQTKGVGASGSFRLAKGDEPKKAPVKKAKKEVKKATTPKKAAKPKKAAAKSPAKKPKPAAKKAKKKPAPAPKKAKKPKTVKAKPVKASKPKKAKASKPKAKSSARKSAKKK; this is encoded by the coding sequence ATGACTGAGAACTCTGCCACGGCGCCTGCTGCCAAGCCCAAGCGGGCCAAGGCGGTCAAGAAGTCGACGGACCACCCCAAGTACTCTGACATGATTGTGGCCGCCATCCAGGCCGAAAAGAGCCGGGCCGGTTCCTCTCGTCAGTCGATCCAGAAGTACATCAAGAGTCACTACAAGGTGGGCGAGAATGCGGACTCCCAAATCAAGTTGGCCATCAAGAGGTTGGTGACTACAGGTGTCCTCAAGCAGACGAAAGGGGTCGGTGCCTCAGGCTCCTTCCGCCTGGCCAAAGGGGACGAACCCAAGAAAGCTCCGGTCAAGAAGGCCAAGAAGGAAGTCAAGAAGGCTACAACACCCAAGAAAGCAGCTAAGCCCAAGAAGGCTGCTGCCAAGTCGCCAGCCAAGAAGCCCAAGCCTGCAGCGAAGAAAGCCAAAAAGAAGCCCGCACCTGCTCCCAAGAAAGCCAAGAAGCCAAAGACTGTCAAGGCTAAGCCAGTGAAGGCGTCAAAGCCTAAAAAGGCAAAAGCATCAAAACCCAAAGCAAAGTCCAGTGCAAGGAAGTCGGCCAAGAAAAAGTAA